In Streptomyces sp. Li-HN-5-11, the sequence GGCCGCGCGCGGCGTGGGCGACCGCGAGCATGCGGATCTCCGCCTCTCCGGGACGCGCTATGTCGGCCATGGGACCGCCGGAGGGCACGAAGGTGACCCCGCCGAGGACCCTCCCTTTCTCCACGGCGACCAGCACCTCGGCGGCGGCCGCCCGCTTCGCCACGTCCTTCAGTTCGCCGAGGTACAAGTCGTTCTCGCCGAAGTCCAGGAGGCCGTCCTGGAGATAGGCCTGTGCTGTGATGTCGCCGAGAGTGTCGTACTCGCCGGGCTCCGCCTGCCGGATCACGATGTCCATGGCTCCGAGTCTGCCGGACGGGTACGGCAGCGGGCCGCCGGATTTCTCCGGCGGC encodes:
- a CDS encoding GNAT family N-acetyltransferase, which encodes MDIVIRQAEPGEYDTLGDITAQAYLQDGLLDFGENDLYLGELKDVAKRAAAAEVLVAVEKGRVLGGVTFVPSGGPMADIARPGEAEIRMLAVAHAARGRGTGEALVRACVDRARATDGCTAVVLSTQRTMHAAHRIYERLGFARVPERDWNPIPELGDITLLTYELTL